AGTTCGGCATATTGTCGACCAGGCTGCAGTTGAGCATGACGTCGGCACCGCGGTACAGCGCGGCCATGCCCGCGTTGTCGACCCGGCCCGTAAACGTCACCGCCTGTGCCAGGCCCAGTTGCGCGGCCAACCCTTCCAGCTCTTCCCGCAATGGGCCGGAGCCGGCGATGACGAGCGTGGCATGCGGGTCGTGCGCCCGCACCAGGGCCAGGGCCCGCAGGGCCGTGGCGTTGTCGTAGATCGGTTCCAGGTTGCGCGCGACCAGCAGCCGCACGCCTTGCCGGGCCGTGGACGCCGGTGGCGCGGCGGCAAAGCGCTCCAGGTTGACGATGTTCGGCACCACCTGGGTGGCGAAGCCGAACTTGCCGAACACGTGTTCCAGGAAGCCGGACGGCACGATCACGGCGTCGGCACGTATCAGGCTGGGCCGCACCCAGTTCCGAGCGCGCCGCAGGAAGCTTTCGGCCTCGCCGCCCCGGTAGTTGATGACGACCGGCGTGCCGCGCAGGCGCGCGATCCAGATCGCCGGTGCGGCAAACAGGTGCCACGACCAGCCCGAATTGGCCATCACGTGGAATACCTGCACGCGCCCGGCCGTGCGCCACAGCCCGGCCAGGTAGGGCAGCAGGCGGAACACGGCGCGCAGGCCCTTGATGCGGCCGGCCCAGGCCGGGCGGTACGGCGCATTGACCTGCACCGTCTCGACCTCGATGCCCTCGCTGCGCAGCAGGGCGGCCAGCTGCAATGTCTGGTTGGCCATGCCGCCCGACGGTGGCGGCAACGGGCCGACCAGGCCGACCCGCAATGTGGCGCCGGAAGTCCCGTCCCTCATGGCAGCTCCCGGGTTGGCACCAGGTTGCCGTACACCTTGCGGTAACGGCTCACGCTGGCGGCCCAGCTGCGTTGTTCCTCGACGAAGCGGCGGCCTTCGGCACGCAGTTGCGGCCAGCTGTCCGGCGCATCCAGCAAGGCCAGCACCCGCTGCGCCAGCGCGGCGGCATCGCCGGCCGCGAACAGCACGCCGGTGCGCCCATCCTCGATCAGTTCGCGGTGGCCGCCCACGTCGGAAGCGGCCAGCAGGCGGCCCTGCGCCATCGCCTCCAGCGGTTTCAATGGCGTCACCAGGTCCGTCAGGCGCATCTTCAGGCGCGGGTAGCACAGCACGTCCACCAGGTCGTAATAGCGCTGCACTTCGCTGTGCGGCACCCGGCCCGTAAACACCACGGCGTCCGCCACGCCCAGCGCCTCGGCCTGCTGGCGCAGCGCCGCATCCTGCGGTCCGCCGCCCACCAGCAGCACGCGGATGTCGGGGCGCCGCGCGCGCATGGCGGGCAGCGCGTCGAGCAGCACGTTCAGGCCTTCGTACGCGTAAAACGAGCCGATGAAGCCCAGTACCGTCCTGCCTTCCAGGCCGAGCTGGCGGGCCAGTGCCGCATCGCGCTCGCCATCCACGCTGAAGTCGCCGATGTCGACGGCGTTCGGGATGACCTCGATCTTGCGCGCCGGGATGCCGCGGCCGACGATCTCGGCCCGCAGGCCCTCGCAGATCGTCGTGGCCGCGTCCACCCGCTTCAGGGCCCACGTTTCCATCGCGCGCGTGAGACGGTAACGCACGCCCCACTCCTTGCTGGTGCCATGGTCGACGGCCGCATCCTCCCAGAACGCGCGGATCTCGTAGACGACGGGGATGCCCAGCTTGCGCCCCACGCGCAGGGCCGCCACCGCGTTGAGCGCAGGAGAATGGGCGTGCAGGATGTCGGGCTGGACTTCCGTCGCGACCTGCAGCAGGCGTGCCGCCAGCCGGTCGATCACCGCCAGCTGGTTCAGCACCGGCATGCGCGCCAGCGCGCCGTGCGCCGGCGCGGTGCGGTGAAAGCGCAGGCCGTCGACCAGTTCCTGGCCATCCGGCACGTCGCCCTGCTTGGGGCTCGTGATGTGGTGGGTCTCCCAGCCCAGCGCGCGCTGCTGCTGCAGGATCGAGCGGGTGCGGAACGTGTAGCCGCTGTGCAGCGGGATCGAGTGATCCAGCACGTGCAGGATGCGCAGCGCCTTCTGGGCCGGCGCGGCGGTGGCGAGGAAGTCGGAAGTGCCCATCGGATCAGCCTTGCAGTTCTTTTTTCAAAAATGCCTCGAACATCAGCAGCGTCCAGATCGGCGCACTGTAGTCGCGCCGGCCGGACTGGTGCTGCTCGACCATCTCGGCCAGGAACGCCGTATTGAACATGCCGGTTGCCGCCAGGTTGGGGCCCAGCAGCGACGCCCGCACGCGCTCGCGCAGCGGACCGCGGAACCAGGCCGCCAGCGGCACGGCGAAACCCTGCTTGCGGCGGTACAGGATGTCGTGCGGCAGGAACTTCTCCATGCTCTTCTTGAAGATGTACTTGCCTTCGCTGCCCTTCAGTTTCATCTCCGGCGGCAGGCCGGAGATCCACTCGACCAACTGGTGGTCCAGCAGCGGCACCCGCACTTCGAGCGCATGCGCCATGCTGGCGCGGTCCACTTTCGTCAGG
This is a stretch of genomic DNA from Pseudoduganella chitinolytica. It encodes these proteins:
- a CDS encoding TIGR04063 family PEP-CTERM/XrtA system glycosyltransferase, with the protein product MRILHVLDHSIPLHSGYTFRTRSILQQQRALGWETHHITSPKQGDVPDGQELVDGLRFHRTAPAHGALARMPVLNQLAVIDRLAARLLQVATEVQPDILHAHSPALNAVAALRVGRKLGIPVVYEIRAFWEDAAVDHGTSKEWGVRYRLTRAMETWALKRVDAATTICEGLRAEIVGRGIPARKIEVIPNAVDIGDFSVDGERDAALARQLGLEGRTVLGFIGSFYAYEGLNVLLDALPAMRARRPDIRVLLVGGGPQDAALRQQAEALGVADAVVFTGRVPHSEVQRYYDLVDVLCYPRLKMRLTDLVTPLKPLEAMAQGRLLAASDVGGHRELIEDGRTGVLFAAGDAAALAQRVLALLDAPDSWPQLRAEGRRFVEEQRSWAASVSRYRKVYGNLVPTRELP
- a CDS encoding glycosyltransferase family 4 protein; this encodes MRDGTSGATLRVGLVGPLPPPSGGMANQTLQLAALLRSEGIEVETVQVNAPYRPAWAGRIKGLRAVFRLLPYLAGLWRTAGRVQVFHVMANSGWSWHLFAAPAIWIARLRGTPVVINYRGGEAESFLRRARNWVRPSLIRADAVIVPSGFLEHVFGKFGFATQVVPNIVNLERFAAAPPASTARQGVRLLVARNLEPIYDNATALRALALVRAHDPHATLVIAGSGPLREELEGLAAQLGLAQAVTFTGRVDNAGMAALYRGADVMLNCSLVDNMPNSVLESLACGVPVVSTDVGGVPYLVEHGRTALLVPPGQPQAMADAVLRLAAEPALAAGLREAGLRQVQQYTWHSVRPRLLAVYRAVVAARASASPVGQP